TGAGCTTTCCGGATGCTGGTCCCGCCGCATCGATCAGGAGCACCGCCTGGTCTATCAGGTCAAGGAAGATAAAATCCGCATCCTGGCCTGCCGATACCACTACTAAAATGCGGTAGCCGCCGCTCGAGTCTTTTCTGAACAAGGCCCTGTCATGGCCCTTGCGGCTTCTGACATAATCCAACCTCACTTATCGG
The genomic region above belongs to Desulfobacterales bacterium and contains:
- a CDS encoding Txe/YoeB family addiction module toxin, with translation ELSGCWSRRIDQEHRLVYQVKEDKIRILACRYHY